A genomic region of Pararge aegeria chromosome 11, ilParAegt1.1, whole genome shotgun sequence contains the following coding sequences:
- the LOC120627411 gene encoding uncharacterized protein LOC120627411: MLDLAVDLSFSFNSIECSVIYLHLILSKNKINNFLMRLQKIWRNDESLPPNAIVLKRNQLNQIDLYTSIYCNGLEVFIHIYLGVPLLTILFKEFVLKRDVAYITPLKFSLPFDYQNNIVTFLTASLIDYSVLRKMGHTLNCSLFFLSVSMNQLRTLFLLLQEDFKEIIKAKEADIDDQLKNKIKKHVILSNMLVQLGDSFGLIFIIHVSFVTVTICFYGIAAIINRRLEDMKNLMLCVIQVVNVYYCCKEGQRVTDSDLNLPAENAARVLYQLSSGSHTNDAQALNVSTAIYDSQWDELSCKNQKIILLSILRSQRATYIRSTSFTEISLKSFKTIMKTTWSFISLIVSMYEN, from the exons ATGCTCGACTTAGCTGTAGATTTGtcttttagttttaattctATAGAAT GTTCtgtaatttatttgcatttgattttgagtaagaataaaataaacaacttcTTGATGAGGCTTCAAAAAATATGGAGGAATGATGAAAGTTTACCTCCAAATGCAATTGTGTTAAAGAGGAATCAGTTAAATCAAATCGATTTATACACTTCAA TTTACTGCAATGGGTTAGAAGTATTCATACACATTTATTTGGGAGTCCCACTATTAACAATACTCTTTAAGGAATTTGTACTAAAAAGAGACGTCGCCTATATTACGCCGCTAAAATTCTCATTGCCTTTTGATTACCAAAACAATATCGTTACATTCCTTACAGCTTCTTTAATAGACTACTCAGTGT tacGTAAAATGGGGCACACTTTAAACtgcagtttattttttctttctgtATCTATGAACcaattacgtacattatttcTGCTGCTCCAGGAAGattttaaggaaataataaaagcgAAAGAGGCAGATATTGACGAtcaattaaagaataaaattaagaaacatGTGATATTATCGAA CATGTTGGTTCAACTGGGTGATTCTTTcggcttaatatttattattcatgtttCCTTTGTAACGGTAACCATTTGCTTCTACGGCATTGCTGCAATA ATAAACCGTAGACTGGAAGATATGAAGAACCTTATGCTTTGTGTTATACAAGTTGTCAATGTTTATTACTGCTGTAAGGAAGGACAACGTGTTACTGATTCG gatttgaacctgcccGCAGAAAATGCGGCCCGAGTGCTTTACCAACTAAGCTCCGGTTCGCATACCAATGATGCCCAA GCTTTGAACGTTTCCACCGCAATATATGATAGCCAATGGGACGAGCTGTCATGCAAAAATCAAAAGATCATTTTACTAAgcattttaag gTCACAGCGTGCTACTTACATCCGTTCCACGAGTTTTACTGAAATATCTTTGAAGAGTTTTAAAACG ATAATGAAAACTACTTGGTCGTTCATTTCACTAATTGTTAGCATGTATGAAAATTAG